One stretch of Estrella lausannensis DNA includes these proteins:
- a CDS encoding RrF2 family transcriptional regulator has protein sequence MLSQTSEYALRIMVILAQQKTDSFLRGEEIAKGTKVPEAYLAKILQSLNRAGLVRAQKGIGGGYAMNLPASQISLFDIINAVDPFTRIKKCPLGIAGHETLCPLHKKLDTAYADFQKIFENCHLSDLLQNRDQPVLCPHKKT, from the coding sequence ATGCTCTCACAAACTTCAGAATACGCTTTGCGGATCATGGTGATCTTAGCTCAGCAAAAAACAGATTCTTTTCTCAGAGGTGAGGAAATCGCCAAAGGCACTAAGGTGCCTGAAGCCTATTTGGCCAAAATCTTGCAGTCGTTAAACAGGGCAGGCTTAGTGCGAGCGCAAAAAGGGATAGGTGGGGGATATGCTATGAATCTGCCAGCGAGCCAAATCTCTTTATTCGATATCATCAATGCGGTCGACCCATTTACCCGAATCAAAAAATGTCCGCTTGGTATCGCGGGACACGAGACCTTATGCCCGCTTCATAAAAAACTGGACACCGCATACGCTGACTTCCAGAAGATTTTCGAAAACTGCCATCTTAGCGATCTTTTGCAAAATCGCGATCAGCCTGTTTTGTGCCCTCACAAAAAAACCTAA
- the ric gene encoding iron-sulfur cluster repair di-iron protein, translated as MEFLNENATVGSLVANKPEYASLFEKLGIDYCCRGNKTLKEACEDKKLSIFEVMQKLKQMPATKKTINWNEMSSQEIIEHIVATHHIYTRHELARLSQLIKKLNIKHGERYPYIAELRNIFEELKDSLLSHMDEEEQVVFPLIANFARGESAQGEAKVDLTSLDKDHLETGDAFEKIKKLTNGYMPPEGACMTHIVVLDSLERLEQNLHEHIHKEAQILFPRVKIR; from the coding sequence ATGGAATTCTTGAATGAGAACGCAACTGTCGGAAGTTTGGTTGCGAATAAGCCTGAGTACGCAAGTCTCTTTGAGAAGCTGGGGATCGATTATTGCTGCAGGGGAAACAAAACCTTGAAGGAAGCGTGCGAGGACAAAAAGCTGAGTATTTTCGAAGTGATGCAGAAGCTCAAACAGATGCCGGCGACGAAAAAGACGATAAATTGGAATGAGATGTCTTCGCAGGAGATTATTGAGCACATTGTAGCCACGCACCACATCTATACGAGGCACGAGCTGGCACGCCTGAGTCAATTGATCAAAAAATTAAATATCAAGCATGGCGAGCGGTATCCCTACATCGCCGAATTAAGAAATATCTTTGAAGAGCTAAAAGATTCCCTTCTAAGCCATATGGATGAAGAGGAACAGGTCGTATTTCCCCTTATTGCCAACTTTGCCAGGGGAGAATCTGCGCAAGGGGAAGCTAAAGTTGATCTTACCTCCCTGGATAAAGATCACCTGGAAACAGGGGATGCCTTCGAGAAGATAAAGAAGTTGACAAATGGCTACATGCCCCCTGAAGGAGCGTGCATGACGCACATTGTCGTGCTCGACAGTCTCGAGCGCTTAGAGCAAAATCTGCACGAGCACATTCATAAAGAAGCCCAAATTTTGTTCCCGCGCGTCAAAATCAGATAG
- the hmpA gene encoding NO-inducible flavohemoprotein translates to MLHKQTIDLVKSTAPILKERGEALTRHFYKRMFLHNPEVIPLFNSAHQRSGTQQKALADAICAYAANIDNLEVLGGAVELIAQKHSSLQIKPEHYPIVGENLLSSIREVLGEMASDEVIRAWSEAYGFLAKILIEREGQIYKEHVAQDGGWSGFKTFYVTKKEVESRVITSFYLSPEDRSRLPLFKPGQYITVRVETPNGSTTMRNYSLSDTPNRDWFRISVKREAPQHPQSTGGYVSNYLHDSVTVGSRLEVGPPCGEFFIDLAKNEIKPLVLLAAGVGITPILSILLSALNALPGHPITLIHANVNEETHAFKTLIDGLACRHPHLKVHYCYSEPIADSSLRDSSVSTGFINSRLMESIIEERDAEYYFCGPKPFMLGLYADLLAWDIPSAQLHFEFFGPRQELEAAQTLAV, encoded by the coding sequence ATGCTACACAAGCAAACTATAGACTTAGTAAAATCCACAGCCCCCATTCTCAAGGAGCGGGGAGAGGCTCTTACCCGGCATTTTTATAAACGAATGTTTTTGCATAATCCGGAAGTGATTCCTCTTTTCAATTCAGCGCATCAGAGGTCGGGAACGCAGCAAAAAGCACTGGCAGATGCCATCTGCGCCTATGCTGCCAACATCGATAACCTTGAAGTACTTGGCGGAGCGGTTGAGCTGATCGCACAAAAACACAGTTCCCTGCAAATTAAGCCGGAGCATTATCCGATTGTTGGGGAAAATCTGCTTTCTTCTATTCGAGAAGTTCTCGGCGAAATGGCTTCTGATGAGGTCATCAGGGCCTGGTCGGAGGCTTATGGATTTTTGGCAAAAATCTTGATCGAGAGAGAGGGGCAGATTTACAAAGAGCATGTGGCTCAGGATGGGGGATGGAGCGGATTTAAAACTTTTTATGTGACGAAAAAGGAAGTGGAAAGCCGTGTGATCACTTCATTCTATTTGTCTCCGGAGGACAGAAGTCGATTGCCGCTCTTCAAGCCTGGTCAATATATCACCGTGCGGGTTGAAACGCCAAACGGCAGTACTACCATGAGGAATTACAGTCTGTCCGATACACCCAACCGGGATTGGTTCCGCATCAGCGTAAAACGTGAGGCGCCGCAGCACCCTCAGTCAACTGGTGGGTATGTTTCCAATTATTTGCATGACTCGGTCACAGTAGGTTCCAGGTTGGAGGTGGGGCCTCCCTGCGGAGAGTTTTTTATCGATCTCGCTAAAAATGAGATCAAACCCCTGGTGCTGCTTGCGGCGGGAGTTGGAATTACGCCCATTTTGAGCATTTTGCTGTCGGCTCTGAATGCTCTTCCCGGCCATCCAATCACATTGATTCATGCCAACGTCAATGAAGAGACCCATGCCTTTAAAACATTGATCGACGGGCTTGCTTGTCGACACCCGCATTTGAAAGTCCATTATTGCTACAGCGAACCCATTGCAGACAGTAGCTTAAGAGATTCCTCGGTAAGCACAGGGTTTATTAATTCCCGGTTGATGGAGTCGATTATAGAAGAGCGAGATGCAGAGTACTACTTTTGCGGCCCTAAACCGTTCATGCTGGGCCTTTATGCCGATCTTCTAGCATGGGATATTCCTTCAGCGCAGTTGCATTTTGAGTTTTTCGGCCCCCGGCAGGAGCTTGAAGCGGCTCAAACTTTAGCTGTCTGA
- a CDS encoding HIT domain-containing protein, producing the protein MSFTLHPNFASKERLLELPLSVVLLETEKPYPWLILVPKREGARRLLDLSFEDRVQLMKEIELAERTLFNEFTPDQMNVCQIGIKTPQLHIHVIARFKEDPSWPDTVFENSSTEWFLPFDRQTMRERILQRIQPPL; encoded by the coding sequence ATGAGTTTTACTTTGCACCCAAACTTCGCTTCAAAAGAGCGTCTGTTAGAGCTTCCCCTCTCGGTTGTGCTTCTCGAAACAGAAAAGCCCTATCCCTGGCTAATCTTAGTCCCGAAACGGGAAGGTGCAAGGCGCCTACTCGATCTTTCCTTTGAAGATAGAGTGCAGCTGATGAAGGAAATCGAACTGGCGGAACGCACGCTGTTCAACGAATTTACACCCGACCAGATGAATGTTTGTCAAATTGGCATTAAAACACCCCAGCTGCATATTCACGTGATTGCTAGGTTTAAAGAAGATCCCAGCTGGCCCGACACTGTCTTTGAAAACTCCTCCACAGAATGGTTCTTGCCCTTCGACCGGCAAACGATGCGGGAGAGGATCCTGCAAAGAATCCAACCTCCCCTATAA
- a CDS encoding TIGR01459 family HAD-type hydrolase, translating into MNIPTFPDVLSLEPSYPALLLDAYGVFYGGQASGPYPGSAKKLETLMNSGKKIGILSNTTQLSHSVMEKLEKQGIRQGSHYHFYITSGTVCQKALMERSLPFPTPKLRYILFGKPHPHVRYHEALFKSSPYTETTDPQNADFIYISVPHIQGEDQENPELFHNEVERACALNLPFLCANPDLFAHEGNPPRPVARQGSIAKIAIELGAKVYFFGKPHREVYRAAMEAFNRIGVSDPRSILMVGDTPWTDIRGGKEAMMATALVTGTGIFHETVARLGLEASIAQLGPYDRPHYLIKEL; encoded by the coding sequence ATGAATATACCCACGTTTCCAGATGTTCTCTCCTTAGAACCGAGCTATCCGGCCCTCCTTCTGGATGCCTATGGTGTTTTTTATGGCGGCCAAGCTTCGGGTCCCTACCCGGGGTCGGCTAAAAAACTGGAAACGCTGATGAACAGCGGTAAAAAAATTGGCATCCTCTCCAATACAACTCAGCTTTCCCATTCCGTGATGGAGAAACTGGAAAAGCAGGGTATAAGACAAGGGAGCCACTACCATTTCTACATCACATCAGGGACAGTTTGCCAAAAGGCCCTGATGGAAAGAAGCCTACCCTTCCCCACGCCGAAGCTACGCTATATTCTCTTTGGCAAACCCCATCCCCATGTCCGCTACCACGAAGCCCTGTTCAAGAGCAGCCCCTATACTGAAACAACAGATCCCCAAAATGCCGATTTCATCTACATCTCGGTGCCTCACATACAGGGTGAAGATCAGGAAAACCCGGAACTGTTCCACAATGAGGTCGAAAGAGCCTGTGCCCTGAATCTTCCCTTCCTTTGCGCCAACCCGGATCTTTTTGCCCATGAGGGCAATCCGCCGCGTCCCGTTGCTAGACAAGGGTCAATTGCGAAAATAGCGATCGAGCTGGGCGCCAAAGTCTATTTCTTCGGCAAACCTCATCGAGAAGTTTATAGAGCTGCTATGGAAGCATTCAACCGGATTGGCGTTTCAGATCCTCGATCGATTCTCATGGTGGGAGATACCCCCTGGACTGACATCCGAGGAGGGAAAGAAGCAATGATGGCAACCGCCCTTGTGACCGGCACTGGAATCTTTCATGAAACTGTAGCGCGCTTAGGCCTTGAGGCAAGCATTGCGCAGCTTGGGCCATACGATAGGCCCCATTATCTGATTAAGGAGCTTTGA
- a CDS encoding amino acid permease, with product MAEIENDPGMVEEIQDALFEEKEPEPSLINAIFLITGTCIGAGMLALPFVTAYSGFLPALLIGFISWIFMMATGLLFLEATLWMPDGANVISLSRHFLGRTGQWIGAVLFLFLYLCLMVSYIDEGSALFGSFMSSYISPLESTLQLIFFSVIFGALVLVGTQIVGKVNGLLVLGLVLSYFLIVVAGIGSVEAPLALRADWSLWYMAAPTLFSAYGYHNILPTLSTYLKRDTKKLRIAVIVGTTIPFIVYTLWQLLIIGAVPVEHISQIQGLQVRSWELLGLATDSVLLKALGKAFAFFAIVTSLLGVALSMVDFLGDGLKVKRSGLTRVFLTMAVFIPPTIFASTYPGIFVEAIGVAGGIGEAILNGIMPVLMVYVGRFKMGLPPIYRFPFERTTLSAFIVFTLLIMFIEIRHLMS from the coding sequence ATGGCGGAGATCGAAAATGATCCTGGAATGGTAGAAGAAATTCAGGATGCCCTTTTTGAAGAAAAAGAACCGGAACCCTCCTTGATAAACGCTATCTTTTTGATAACCGGGACATGCATCGGAGCCGGAATGCTCGCGCTGCCATTTGTGACAGCCTATTCAGGCTTTCTCCCGGCGCTCCTCATCGGCTTTATCTCTTGGATTTTCATGATGGCAACAGGCCTTTTGTTTCTTGAGGCAACGCTCTGGATGCCGGATGGCGCCAACGTCATTTCCCTCTCCAGACATTTTTTGGGCCGAACCGGGCAGTGGATTGGCGCTGTTCTCTTCTTATTCCTATACCTCTGTCTGATGGTCTCTTATATCGATGAGGGATCTGCTCTCTTCGGCAGTTTCATGAGCTCCTATATTTCTCCTCTCGAAAGCACACTGCAGCTGATTTTCTTTTCCGTTATCTTCGGCGCTCTTGTCTTAGTCGGCACGCAGATCGTGGGCAAGGTCAACGGCCTTTTAGTTCTGGGCCTTGTCCTGAGTTATTTTTTGATCGTCGTTGCCGGCATCGGAAGCGTGGAAGCGCCCCTGGCCCTGAGAGCGGATTGGAGCCTTTGGTATATGGCAGCGCCGACGCTATTTTCGGCCTACGGCTACCACAACATCCTTCCCACCCTTTCCACCTATCTCAAACGAGACACAAAAAAACTGCGGATCGCGGTGATCGTAGGGACGACAATTCCTTTTATTGTCTATACGCTGTGGCAGCTGCTCATCATCGGAGCGGTCCCGGTGGAGCACATCAGCCAAATCCAGGGACTCCAGGTCCGAAGCTGGGAGCTTCTGGGACTTGCCACTGACAGCGTTCTTCTAAAGGCGCTGGGAAAGGCTTTCGCATTTTTTGCCATTGTCACCTCGCTGCTTGGAGTCGCCCTGTCGATGGTCGATTTCTTAGGAGACGGGCTGAAAGTAAAAAGAAGCGGTCTGACGCGCGTCTTCCTGACGATGGCCGTCTTCATCCCTCCGACAATTTTCGCTTCAACCTATCCAGGAATATTCGTTGAGGCCATCGGCGTGGCCGGAGGAATTGGAGAGGCTATTTTAAACGGCATCATGCCTGTCTTAATGGTTTATGTCGGAAGATTCAAAATGGGACTCCCCCCCATCTACCGATTTCCCTTTGAACGCACCACACTTTCGGCCTTCATCGTCTTTACGCTGCTGATCATGTTCATCGAGATCAGGCACTTAATGTCATAA
- a CDS encoding nicotinate phosphoribosyltransferase yields the protein MADAHLRKFYSQSLALLTDFYQVTMSYAYWKAGLDKKESVFHLFFRTLPFNGGYAVAAGLESVVEFLDNFRFDESDIAYLSQLKDTDGNPLFEEAFFDFLAGMRFSCDVDAVPEGTTVFPYEPLIRVKGPLIQCQLLESPLLNLFNFPSLIATKAARICMAAKGDSVLEFGLRRAQGIDGALTASRAAYIGGCDSTSNVLAAKLFGIPVKGTHSHSWVMVFDDELESFTTFAKHMPTSCVFLVDTYNTLKGVEKAIEAAKLLRSEGHEMIGIRLDSGDLADLSIKARNMLDASGFPDARIFASNELDETIISELKRQGAKITVWGVGTNLVTGKDQPALDGVYKLSAIRDPGEHWKYKLKLSEQMKKVSNPGILQVRRFKAKGINIADAIYDINSPLDDEVSIVDPFDSTKEARIKNSEEFEDLLIPIYREGRRVYTLPSLHDIRKRTQEQLSSFPVGVKRFLNPHQYMVGMEKSLYDLKIRLVRNIRSEKAHDYIVP from the coding sequence ATGGCAGACGCTCACCTGAGAAAATTTTACAGTCAATCCCTCGCCCTGCTGACGGACTTTTACCAGGTGACCATGTCCTATGCGTATTGGAAAGCCGGACTTGATAAGAAGGAATCTGTTTTTCATCTTTTTTTTCGCACCCTTCCTTTCAATGGAGGGTATGCAGTGGCGGCAGGTCTGGAGAGTGTAGTCGAATTTCTTGATAACTTTCGTTTTGATGAAAGCGACATCGCCTATCTCTCTCAGCTTAAAGACACGGACGGCAACCCCCTTTTCGAGGAGGCTTTTTTCGACTTCCTGGCAGGGATGCGCTTTTCCTGTGATGTCGATGCCGTTCCGGAAGGAACAACCGTGTTTCCCTATGAGCCCCTAATCCGTGTCAAAGGTCCTTTGATCCAGTGTCAGTTGCTTGAGAGTCCCTTGCTTAATCTCTTCAATTTTCCTTCTCTGATTGCAACCAAGGCAGCAAGAATATGCATGGCCGCCAAGGGAGATTCCGTGCTCGAGTTTGGTCTCAGGAGGGCTCAAGGTATCGATGGGGCGCTCACTGCCAGTCGTGCAGCCTATATCGGCGGTTGCGATTCTACATCCAATGTCTTAGCGGCAAAACTCTTCGGAATTCCCGTTAAAGGCACTCACTCTCATAGCTGGGTTATGGTTTTTGACGATGAGTTGGAGTCATTCACGACCTTTGCCAAGCACATGCCGACATCGTGCGTTTTCTTAGTGGATACATACAACACTCTGAAAGGCGTGGAAAAAGCTATCGAAGCAGCAAAGTTGCTCCGAAGCGAAGGACACGAGATGATCGGTATCCGTTTGGACTCGGGTGATTTGGCAGACCTCAGTATCAAAGCAAGGAACATGCTGGATGCGAGCGGCTTTCCTGATGCCAGAATTTTTGCCAGCAATGAGCTTGATGAGACTATCATCAGCGAGCTAAAGCGGCAGGGCGCTAAAATTACAGTTTGGGGAGTGGGAACCAACCTTGTTACCGGCAAGGACCAGCCCGCGCTCGATGGCGTCTATAAGCTTTCTGCCATTCGTGATCCGGGTGAGCATTGGAAGTATAAGCTGAAACTCTCTGAGCAGATGAAGAAAGTATCCAATCCGGGCATCCTTCAGGTGAGGCGATTCAAGGCAAAGGGAATCAATATCGCTGATGCCATTTATGATATCAACTCGCCCCTCGACGATGAAGTGTCTATTGTAGACCCCTTTGACTCCACCAAAGAGGCGCGTATAAAAAATAGCGAAGAATTTGAAGACCTGCTTATCCCAATCTACAGAGAGGGAAGACGCGTTTATACCTTGCCCAGCTTGCACGATATCAGAAAGAGGACGCAAGAGCAGCTTTCCTCCTTTCCTGTAGGTGTCAAGCGATTTTTAAATCCCCATCAATATATGGTTGGGATGGAAAAATCCCTCTACGACCTGAAAATCCGTCTGGTTCGCAACATTCGTAGTGAAAAAGCTCACGATTACATCGTCCCATAA
- the pncA gene encoding bifunctional nicotinamidase/pyrazinamidase: MKGLLIVDIQYDFLPGGALGVKEGDQVVPVINQLTQLPFDVVVASQDWHPIGHGSFASTHQKTPGEVVSLKGLPQILWPDHCVQGSKGAEIVSSLDVTKLAAVIPKGTDPDIDSYSAFFDNGHKKATGLDPFLKEKGVKELYIAGLATDYCVKFSTLDALALGYDVFVVIDACRAVNLNPLDEQEAISEMQSRGARIVTLKEVKERLM, encoded by the coding sequence ATGAAAGGCTTACTCATTGTTGATATTCAGTACGATTTTTTACCTGGGGGAGCTCTGGGAGTGAAAGAGGGGGATCAAGTTGTCCCGGTAATCAACCAACTGACCCAGCTGCCGTTCGATGTGGTTGTTGCCAGCCAGGACTGGCACCCCATAGGACATGGCAGCTTTGCCTCCACTCATCAAAAAACTCCGGGTGAGGTTGTTTCGCTCAAGGGGCTGCCCCAGATTCTTTGGCCCGATCACTGTGTGCAGGGGTCAAAAGGAGCCGAGATCGTCTCATCACTCGATGTCACCAAGTTGGCGGCCGTCATTCCTAAAGGAACCGATCCAGATATAGACAGCTATAGTGCCTTTTTTGATAACGGTCACAAAAAGGCCACCGGCCTCGATCCGTTTTTAAAAGAAAAGGGTGTCAAAGAGTTGTATATCGCAGGTCTTGCGACGGACTATTGTGTCAAATTCTCCACACTGGATGCATTGGCACTGGGATATGATGTTTTTGTTGTTATAGACGCCTGCAGAGCGGTCAATTTAAATCCTTTAGACGAACAAGAAGCGATTAGCGAGATGCAATCCAGAGGTGCTCGGATAGTGACTTTGAAAGAAGTGAAGGAAAGGCTGATGTGA
- a CDS encoding F-box protein, which yields MVSNSVLNSLDTSTSNGLFSSSLPPEMRDIILGELDYRSLCRLGQTCVIGSEVVKANKLWSRLYQERWQDSSWANPLNWSRSFRDRFVAEDNWRSGKFEVQVSRNPTERCQGALFSALSNKNFLFVKSSTKTFMIPKNRFKESSYFQYEGNTICTKSETPYKKRRLNSGLEPKIECVGLSEQLSVIGWKNSNLEFRWRDSDLSSYRSLSSSPNVLGVSGYDVIAGCQNGLLAFASKGEVIREFRVNQCGIAQAGFISAVDGGARGVFFQNVFGELYYSDLATGFESVDSIGLGVEKCVSAADPSKLWLSSVQRGVYLADVERVASPILFTQEATSIRCLHAKENCLAVGTVGGKASLYDIRNTGVPLAVNQHNSMLTHVKTDGNKIFSGSFSGELMTGFADTTARSYTIAKPHDYAVTSIEVDPFMLFATFADGSIIKVDASFSLKRVSPWENCLF from the coding sequence ATGGTAAGTAACAGCGTTCTGAACTCTTTGGATACATCGACATCCAACGGTCTGTTTAGCTCTTCGCTCCCACCGGAAATGCGGGATATAATCTTGGGCGAGCTCGATTATCGGAGTCTTTGTCGCCTTGGCCAAACGTGTGTTATTGGCTCTGAAGTGGTCAAGGCAAATAAGCTGTGGAGCAGGCTCTACCAAGAGCGTTGGCAGGACAGCTCCTGGGCAAACCCTCTCAATTGGAGTCGATCCTTCAGAGACCGTTTTGTTGCCGAAGACAATTGGAGGAGTGGAAAATTTGAAGTGCAGGTCTCACGCAACCCTACCGAGAGATGTCAGGGAGCTCTCTTTTCCGCTCTGTCGAACAAGAACTTCCTTTTTGTCAAAAGCAGCACCAAGACTTTCATGATCCCTAAAAACCGGTTCAAGGAAAGTTCGTACTTTCAATACGAAGGAAATACAATTTGCACAAAAAGCGAAACTCCATACAAAAAAAGAAGATTAAATTCAGGATTGGAGCCGAAAATCGAGTGTGTGGGCCTATCTGAACAATTATCTGTTATAGGTTGGAAGAATTCGAATCTCGAGTTTAGATGGAGGGATTCCGATTTAAGTAGTTACCGCAGTCTATCTTCATCTCCTAATGTGCTTGGTGTTAGTGGTTACGATGTGATAGCTGGATGCCAAAACGGCTTGTTGGCATTCGCGTCAAAGGGAGAGGTAATACGGGAGTTTCGCGTAAATCAGTGTGGCATTGCCCAAGCGGGATTTATAAGTGCGGTGGATGGAGGAGCTCGAGGTGTTTTTTTTCAAAACGTATTCGGTGAACTTTATTATTCCGATTTGGCGACAGGATTTGAATCAGTAGACTCTATTGGCTTGGGGGTAGAGAAGTGTGTGTCTGCGGCTGACCCATCAAAGCTTTGGCTGAGTTCGGTGCAGCGGGGAGTTTACCTCGCAGATGTTGAAAGAGTCGCATCGCCCATCCTATTTACGCAGGAAGCGACTTCCATTCGTTGTCTGCACGCAAAGGAAAACTGCCTGGCTGTTGGTACTGTTGGAGGCAAGGCATCGCTTTACGATATTCGCAATACCGGTGTTCCTCTTGCCGTCAATCAGCACAACTCGATGCTGACACATGTGAAGACGGATGGAAACAAAATTTTTAGCGGATCGTTTTCGGGTGAACTGATGACGGGATTTGCCGACACCACAGCGCGCTCGTATACTATTGCCAAGCCCCATGATTACGCTGTGACCTCTATTGAGGTCGATCCCTTCATGCTTTTTGCGACATTTGCAGACGGAAGCATCATCAAGGTCGATGCGTCCTTCTCATTGAAGCGAGTTTCTCCTTGGGAGAACTGTTTGTTCTAG
- a CDS encoding DUF167 domain-containing protein, which produces MTIPPSITLTPKGYVFFVKVIPKAKKAGLDGWEEGRLKVKLHSPPERGAANKELIEMLAKTLGIKRGQIEILSGETSRIKRVAVDAAVNPQQLLNLQLKAGD; this is translated from the coding sequence ATGACGATTCCGCCCAGCATAACTCTTACCCCGAAGGGATATGTTTTCTTTGTAAAAGTGATACCGAAAGCCAAAAAGGCAGGCCTTGACGGGTGGGAAGAGGGTAGGCTAAAGGTAAAATTGCACTCCCCTCCTGAGCGGGGAGCGGCTAACAAAGAGCTCATCGAAATGCTGGCTAAGACGTTAGGGATCAAGAGAGGCCAAATTGAGATTCTCTCAGGCGAAACAAGCCGTATTAAGAGAGTGGCGGTGGACGCTGCCGTTAATCCGCAGCAGCTGCTTAATCTTCAGCTTAAAGCCGGTGATTGA
- a CDS encoding S10 family peptidase has product MTTLFLTLSFSLVSLEEPQQPADLFISSPKSMETTEGKLKYVMEAGKERLFDHEGKEKVEIFFVAYFKQEAEDDRPLTFCFNGGPGSSAIWLHMGAFGPKRVEVKMEGGLTPPFETEDNPYTLLDYTDLVFVDPVSTGFSKAVKGEDPKQYYGVDEDIKLMSEFVRLYVTKKGRWNTPKYLAGESYGTARVIGMADYLFEKHRMSFNGLILISTATNLSWLRGAQPGHDLPYVFFLPSYTAAAHYHKRLPAKSRETVEEAIARSRSYAEGPYLLALMQGDQLPDNEKKQVADQLSLLTGISSDWIFSSNIRIDPLSFCEQLLRAEGKVIGRFDSRFSSGALEPHAETMDYDPSQDSIFIPYVAALNQYLRQEIGWDRGDEYRYLVNTSPWNYCRAGNVQMNMGSSLREILIRIPDFKVYSALGIYDMATPLLSQEYIFQHLNLSETQKKNIKQSHFPAGHMMYTDVSSLSRMKQELKPFFSRRK; this is encoded by the coding sequence ATGACTACATTATTTCTTACTCTATCCTTTTCCCTTGTCTCGCTTGAAGAACCCCAGCAGCCGGCCGACTTGTTTATCTCTTCCCCAAAAAGTATGGAGACGACAGAAGGCAAGTTGAAGTATGTCATGGAGGCGGGGAAGGAAAGGCTCTTCGATCATGAAGGCAAGGAGAAGGTCGAGATCTTTTTTGTCGCTTACTTCAAACAGGAAGCTGAGGACGATCGCCCCCTCACCTTCTGTTTTAACGGCGGACCCGGTTCTTCAGCCATCTGGCTTCATATGGGAGCCTTCGGACCGAAGCGAGTCGAGGTTAAGATGGAAGGTGGATTGACCCCTCCTTTCGAAACGGAGGATAATCCCTACACTCTTCTAGACTATACGGATCTAGTTTTTGTCGATCCTGTCTCTACGGGGTTCAGCAAGGCTGTGAAAGGCGAAGACCCCAAGCAGTACTACGGTGTTGATGAAGACATCAAGCTGATGAGTGAATTTGTCAGGCTCTATGTGACTAAGAAGGGTCGATGGAATACCCCGAAATATCTGGCCGGGGAGAGCTACGGAACGGCCCGCGTGATAGGAATGGCAGACTATCTTTTCGAAAAGCACCGTATGTCGTTTAACGGGCTGATTCTGATCTCGACCGCTACAAACCTCTCGTGGCTCCGGGGTGCGCAGCCAGGCCATGATCTGCCGTATGTGTTCTTTCTCCCTTCCTATACAGCTGCAGCGCATTATCATAAAAGGCTGCCGGCAAAGTCCCGCGAAACTGTGGAAGAGGCAATTGCCAGATCCAGAAGCTATGCTGAGGGTCCTTACCTTCTCGCCCTTATGCAAGGCGATCAGCTGCCGGACAACGAGAAAAAGCAGGTTGCCGATCAGCTTTCCTTGTTGACTGGTATTTCCAGCGACTGGATCTTCTCTTCCAATATCCGGATAGATCCACTTAGCTTCTGCGAGCAACTTCTCAGAGCTGAAGGGAAGGTTATCGGGCGGTTCGACTCGCGATTTTCGTCAGGAGCTTTGGAACCTCATGCGGAAACTATGGATTACGATCCCAGCCAAGACAGCATTTTCATTCCTTATGTAGCGGCTTTGAATCAATATCTTCGGCAGGAGATTGGATGGGATAGGGGGGATGAGTACCGCTATCTTGTCAATACATCTCCCTGGAACTATTGTCGGGCAGGTAATGTTCAGATGAATATGGGAAGTTCTCTAAGAGAAATTTTGATCCGCATTCCCGATTTTAAAGTCTATTCCGCTCTGGGTATCTACGATATGGCGACACCTCTCCTATCCCAGGAGTATATCTTTCAACATTTAAATTTGAGCGAGACGCAGAAAAAAAACATCAAGCAAAGCCATTTCCCTGCTGGGCATATGATGTACACCGACGTTTCATCCCTATCCAGGATGAAACAGGAGTTGAAACCCTTTTTTTCGAGGCGGAAGTAG